Within Flagellimonas maritima, the genomic segment GATGGTTTAAATCCTCGCATTCAAACGCAATTTGGGTCATTAGGGAAAAGGTTTCCTTAAAGTCGTTGAACTTGAACGATTTGTGTATGGTTTCACCATCAAATGCCCATCCCTCCAATTGTTTTAATGATTCGTTGATTTGTGTCTCGGTTAATTTTTCCATGGCCTGTGTTTT encodes:
- a CDS encoding 4a-hydroxytetrahydrobiopterin dehydratase — its product is MEKLTETQINESLKQLEGWAFDGETIHKSFKFNDFKETFSLMTQIAFECEDLNHHPNWENVYNNLTIKLNTHDADGITKKDFELADAIEKIIKNK